In Pirellulaceae bacterium, the sequence CTTCGCCGAATTAATAGTCTCGGATTGATACTGTATCTTGTTTCGGGAAGTCGTCATCGATTGGAGAATTGACATTTTCGTTGGCAGCCCACTGAGTTCCCCGCTGGAGCGTGTTCACAAAACCGGCGCACTTCATTGATAAGTCAGAATGCCCCATGGGAGTGTGGAAGATGCGGCCATCACCATACTGGATGGTCATCATCATGGGTTCATGCCTTCCCGACTTTGCCGAATAGGCGGTGGCAAGAACCCGCATGTTTTCAGCTGGCCCTCGTAGCGAATCGTACAGTTCGTCTTTGGCATGCATCCATGCTGGCGGCATACCATCGGTAATTGGATGGTTGGCATCGCGGACAATGACTTGGAACGCATGTTGCGGGCCATGGCTGCCACCGTTGCCTTTACTGACATCTCTTACAAATCGCCCTTCTTGGAAATAGACGTAGGGTCCTGATTTTTCCGTTCGGCCTCCCCAACCGCCAAGTCCGATCATCTCGTTGTACTCTTTCCATTTTGGGAAGGAGTTATCAGCCGCATGGACGATCACGAGTCCGCCACCGTCTTTGACGTAATCGATGAGTGCTTTTTGCGTGCTTTTTGACCAAGCGTCGCCGTTGTAGTTGGAAACAACCACGTCATAGTCCGAAAACGTTGGCGAAAACTTACTCATGTCCGCTCCGTTGGGCGGTGAGGTGGCAACGTCAACTGAAAACCCTTCGCCATCCGCAAAGGCCCTTTTCAGCATGGGGGTTGTTGCCTTCCAATTGTGATTGTTTTGCCCATCCAAGATCAGCACTTTAATGGGGCTGTTGGCATTGGCCGTGCTTGCCAACAGCATCGCTAAGGCCACGGTAAACGGAACGATTCGTCGGATCATTCTGTGAAACTCCTTTAAGTTGAAGAGATTGCTTTAGAAAAGAGTTGTAGTCGCTCTGTCCGAATCAAGCCAGTATTTCTCGGATGGTTTCTCCGCTGGCAATCGGCAGCGGCCGATTCGCTCGATCAAACACTTCGGTTTTTGGGTCGATGCCAAGCAGATAAAACATGGTTGCTGCCAAGTCGTCGGGGCGAACGGGATCATTGGCTGGATACATGGCGTAGCGATCCGAATCACCAAAAGCAAAGCCTCGTTTGACTCCTCCTCCTGCTAAAAGAGCCGTATAGCACTGCGGCCAGTGGTCTCGACTTTCATTTTTATTAATTTTTGGGGTCCGACCGAATTCACCCATCCAGACCACGAGCGTTTCATCAAGAAGTCCTCGATTGTCAAGGTCGTCTAGTAAAGTTGGTAGGGTCAGATCGGTCATCGGTAGCTGGTATTTATTGACGATCTTGTACATTCTTGAATTGTCAAAGCCGTGAGTGTCCCAACCGCCAGACCCAATGCGTCGTCCGCCGATTGTTGCAGAGAAATACACCGTAACGAACTTGACGCCGGCTTCTACCAATCGCCGTGCCAGCAAACAGCCTTGTCCATAGGTTGTGCGACCGTAGGCATCTTTTAGCCTTTCCGATTCACTCGACAAATCGAAGGCCCGCCGCACACGATCGGTGGTCAGCATCGAGAGTGCGCGTTCGTAATATTGATCAAAGCCAACTGCCGGTGCGGCCTGATCGAGATAACGAGTCTGCTGGTCGATTAAACGTTGCAACTCACGACGTCGCTGGAGTCGATCGATGGAAAGATCGGCAGGCAAGCTTAGCTCGGGTAGACGAAAGTTTTGGTCGTTCGGGTCCTGCTTGAAAAAGAGCGGATCGTGTGCCTTTCCCAGAAAACTAGCGTGCTGACCAGGAACGATCGACCCATCGCGAATGACGTGTGGGTAAGAGACAAACGAAGGGACACCGTCTTCTGAGGCGGCAAGTCGATCTACGATGCTGCCATACGCTGGGAAAAGTTTGAGAGAATCGCGGAGTCGTTGGTCGTCTGACGGAGGCGCATGTCCGGTGATTGCGTAGTAGCCGGCCGAAGCATGGTTTTTCATCTTGTGCGTCATGGTTCGGATTAGCGTGACTTTGTCCATCCGCTTAGCCAACCTCGGCAAGAGTTCGCAAATCGGTTGCCCGGGAACGCTGCTGGAAATCGTTCGATAGGGACTGCGAATACCTTCGGGCGCATTGGGTTTCATATCAAACGTATCGAGCTGACTTGGGCCGCCCCACTGAAAAAGAAAGATCACCGATTTGGCTCGAGGTGGATGGTGTGCGATCGTCCCACTTTGTAATAGGCGAGGTAAGGTCAGGCCCAGTAAACCCTGTCCGCCGATCTTTAGCATGCTGCGACGCGTGCTCATGGGTGGAAATAGTGAATGGTCATTCATCGTGCAGGTTTCTCGATGGGGCGTTCACTGACGAAACATGAACTCTTTTGAATTGAGCAGCGCCCAGGCAAGGTCTTGAGTTGCCAGAGTTCGATTCGCGGCGTGGGTCAATTGGGAAATGCATTGTTGTGATTCTTCACTTGTTGGCGAGCGCGAGAGCGTGGCCCAGTAAAGTCGCTCAACAAGGGATGCGTCACCCATGTCTGAGTTTGCGAGTTGCTGCAAGTAGGTGGAATGAGTCAAACGTAGATTGAGGCCGTCGCCGCTGATCAGGAGAAAGGCTTGAGACAAGGTCGTCTCTGATGAGCGTTCACATTCGCAAGCCATGATTCTGGCGGGTTTGCCGAAGACCGTGAGAAAACGGTCATCGTTCGAAGGTGTTTTTTCTCGCAATCGAACTCGTTGAACGCCTGGCAGTTGCCCGGCTCGCGTGCCAGCATCATACCCATTAAAGTTGCTCGCCGTCTGTAAAGCTTGGCACTGAGCATCCAGGAGTTGTTCGGCCGTCAAACGCCGCACCGACATGCGAGCATAGTTGTGCTCGGCCAGTTCAGACATTAAGCCTCCGCTTGACGAAACCTGATAGGTGTGTGAATTCAGGATCGTGCGGAGCAAGTGGCGAATGTCGTATTCGTGCCGAGTGAAGTCGGCAGCCAGGGTGTTGAGTAATCCGGGATGACTGGCTGGGTTGGTAATGCGAAAGTCGTCGACCGGGTTGACGAGGCCACGCCCCATCAGGTGGTACCAGATTCGATTCACTTGGGCTTTGGAAAACGCGTCATTGCTTGGGTCGGTCAGCCATGAACTGAGTTGCTCACATCTGTTTTGAGTCGTGTCGAGCGCGATTTGAGAAACACCAAGAAAGCGAGGTTCGGCGGCCTCTCCCGTCTTTGCGTTGGTGACTTCCCCCGTGGGATTTGTGATGATGCGTTGCTCGCCATTGAACTCGTTTTTATCGAGTTTGTCTCTTCGTTTGTTTTCAACCAGTTCGTAGTCGACCCGAGCAAAAACGCTTGCCCACGAATAGTAATCGTCCTGTGTCCATCGATCAAATGGATGGTTATGGCACTTTGCACATTCGAGTCGTACGCCCAGGAACAATCTTGCGGTTGTTTCTCCACGAGTCAGTGGGTCACGTAATGGTCGGTAGTAATTCGCTGGAGGGTTGTCGTAGGTGCTACCTGTTGAGGCAATCAACTGGCTCGCGAATTGATCGAGGGGTAATCCATCAGCGAAACACTGGCGAATCCAATTGTGGAAAACTTGGACGCCATGCTGATCCATCACCTTTTCTTCGTTACGTAAGAGATCGGACCATTTCAAGGCCCATTGATCGGCAAACTCGGGGCGAATCAACAATTGGTCGATCAACAGATTTCGCTTCTGCGGATTTTGATTCTGGGCGAAAGCCTGTGACTGTTCGGCTGTCGGTGGAATTCCTAGTAAGTCGAAATAGACACGGCGGAGAAAAATATGATCGCTCACCCGCTCGCCTAAATTGATTTGCAATTCTTCAAGTTTCTTGAAAACGTGCTCGTCGATGAAATTAATCGGATCGGGAGCGGTAGATTTGAAATCGTGTTGATTGGGTAAGAACGCAAGCCGGACTGATTGTTGTTGATTGAGGTACCGAACAGCAATTGTGGTTTCACCGTGCGATGATTGCTGGACATTTCCGGCGGCTGAAATCGTGGTGTCGAGACTGGAAGATTCATAGGTTGCCATGCGCGTGACATCGATGATGACGCCGTCCGAAAAAACGGCTTGGACGTTAAGCTGAATCGCATGGGCAGGTGCGAAAATGAATTTTCGCATGGGGGTGACTTCTAATCGGAGTAGCGTCGGGGATGTCGTAGTGGGCACAGGTAGGCCTGCTTGAATCCAATTGAGCAAGGTTTGGTATTCCGGGCTGTCTAGCTTGAATCGTTGTCCGCCTTGATGTGGAACTTGTGCTGTGGCCTTGAGCAGCATTAAGCTTTTGGCGGGGGCAACACGATTGATTCGACGACCAGAGAATTCGTGGGTTAAAGCAAGATAATCGTCGTCGGGACTTTGTCCTCGAAGTGATAAATGGAGTCCGCCTTTACCATTCAAATTGCCGTGGCAGATGCCCTGGTTACAGCCTGCTTTGGAAAGCACCGCCATCACGTCGCGCTCAAATAGGACTTCGGCTGCGCAGAGAGGGCCTGCAGTCGCAATTGCGCACCAACAATAGATTGCGGCGAAGTAGCAATGGATCGGTATTCGAATCTTTGCGGCGTACTGCATCAGAATTAGATTGAAACGGGGTGGGCGGTGCAGCGGATGACCAATGGTAAAACGGGGTTGATGGGTTTGAGGATCATGTTGGGAGGTAACGGTCCGATCTTTTGCATTGGTTTAAAAGGAGGATTCATTCATGACTAGTTTGACAGATTAGATTCCGTCCCACAAATCGCGGCAGGAATTCGCCGTCGGATCGGATGTCAGTCGCCCATTACGGTCACGACAATTTCGCGATCTCGCGGTTTGACGTCACATTCCAGATGGAAAACCTGCTGCCATGTACCAAGTACTAGACGTTTGTCGCTGATGGGGATGTTGATCGAAGGACCGAGCCAGGACGCTTGCAAATGGGAATGTCCATTGCCGTCATGCCAGGCCTGTTCGTGTCCATAGGTTGGCGAAGGGGGAATCAGCTGATCCAAGATTTCTGGTAGATCTCGCTCCAGCCCCGGTTCGAATTCAATCGTCCCGATCGCTCCTGTACTGCCAACGTTAAAGACGTGGGCTGTGCCTGCCTGCACCGTACTGCGAGCCACAATGGCGGCCACTTGGCCGGTGATGTCTTGCATGTGCCGGTGACCACTGGTCGCGATGCGGAATCGTTCTTGAAAGACCATCTCTCTTTTCCCGTCGATAGCACGAACAGGATTCAATCGCGATTCGGTTGGGAATCGCAATCAAATCAATTCGGCAATCGGAGCTGCATCCGAGTCCACGAGATAACGCGGACGTCCGGTGAGATCATTCACGGTGGTGGCATCCAAATTAATTCCCAGGTTGTGGTATAACGTCGCAATGACCTCTTGGAAAGTGACGGGGCGATCTACGGCTTCGCCACCAATACGATCTGTCGCACCGATGACTTGTCCCGTCTTCATACCACCGCCAGCCAACAAGGCACAGGAAACGTTGGGCCAATGGTCTCGTCCTGCATTGTTATTGATCTTCGGTGTGCGTCCAAATTCACCCCAAACAACCACCGAGACATCTTGGTCCAAACCGCGTTCGTGCAGGTCGTCCACCAGTGCTGTGACGGCTCCATCCAACATCGGCATGTCCTGCTTGGCTCGCGTGAAATTTCCACCATGCCAATCCCAGCGACTGAAATTCAACGTGACGCAGCGTGCGCCCGCTTCGACTAAGCGTCGGGCGATCAGGAAGTTCTCGACCATCTTCGGCGCGCCATCCGCCCGTGGTTTTGGATCGCCTGTGCCGTAGCGCTCGGCGACCGATTTATCTTCACGAGAAATATCCAAGGCTTCAATCAGTTTTGACGAAGTCAGGACATCGAGTGCCTGATGCTGGAACGCATCCAAGCCGCGTACCATTCCAGCATGGTCGATGTCTCGTCGCAGTCGGTCGAAGGCGTGTAACAGCCCTTTGCGATCTTGCAGACGCTCTAGCGTGATCCCATTTAAGATCATGTCTTCTTTGCCGTCTGCCATCGGTCGGAAGGGGGCGTTTGGCACTCCTAAAAATCCAGGTCGCCCCGGATCTCCCCAAGGAACGTGACTCGTCTTGTAGCAAAGACTTACGTAAGGGGGAACGTTCGGATCCACGGGGCCTTGAAGTTGTGAAAGCGTAGAACCCACCGACGGCCATCCACCGCTGGGGGAAGGTGTTTCACGGCGACCGGTCATGCATTGGAATGCTGCATGCCGTCCCGACGCACCAACAATCGAACGAATCGGCACGAAGCGATCCATGCGCTGAGCGATCTTTGGAAACAGTTCGCAAATTTGAATTCCTGATACGCTGGTCGAAATGGGCTGCAGAGGTCCGCGGATTTCCGAAGGCGCCTCGGTCTTGATATCCCACATATCTTGATGGGGAGGTCCGCCCGGCAAGAATATCATGATTACGGCTTTATGAGATCGTTGAATGCCGGCCTTGGCTTCGGCCCGCAACAACTGTGGCAGTGACATGCCGCCCATCACCATGCCACCGATCTTCAAGAATCCTCTTCTTGAAACACCATCACAAAAAGCAGATCGGCGACTAGCATTTCCCAAGATATTCAACATCTGTGGACTCCTGCTTCGGTACGATGCTTCTTTCACGGCGGATCCGCGAACTCGGGACTCTGCCCACGAAACGCACTTTAAAAAATATATCAAAAACCGTTGAAAGGTACAATGAAACGGTGATCCGGACTTCCCTGAGAAGGGCTCTGGAAGGGGGGGCCCCGCTTGCCGTCCGAGCTGGCAGGGAAACGCTGTAGGGTCAGTTTTTACCGAGCAAATCTGGAATTGGGCCCGTTCATGGATCCCTATTCACTTGCTAGGATGAGAGGCAGAGTGCCTAGAAAAAAATCAGTGACTAGAATTTCGAATCGATGGAAAACTTTAACGATGGCTAAGAAGACAATTGCCGACGTCGATGTTGACGGTCAGAGTGTGTTGATGCGAGTCGACTTCAATGTGCCGCTGGATGAGCAAGGAAAGATCACCGATGACCGGCGAATTCGCATGGCGTTGTCTTCGATCAATTCTGTGTTGGAGCGTGGTGGCAGTGTGATTTTGATGAGTCATTTGGGGCGACCGAAAGGTGAGCCAAAGTCTGAATTCAGCTTAAAGCCCGTGGCGGAACGCCTTGGCGAGTTGATGGATGCAAAAGTGGTTTTCGCGACGGATACGGTAGGGGAAGACGCATCAGTCAAAGCAAAGTCGTTACAATCCGGCGAGGTTTTGTTATTGGAAAACGTGCGTTTTAACTCGGGTGAGAAGAGTGGTGACGCAGCCTTTTCACAAGCCTTGGCCGAGATGGCCGACATCTATTGCAACAACGCCTTTGGTACTTGCCATCGCAAAGACGCGTCGATGTACGCTGTGCCGGTTGCGATGGGCGACAAACCGAAAGTTGTCGGTTTCTTGGTTGCTCGAGAAATCCAGTATCTCAGCGATGTGATTGCGAATCCTGAACGACCTTTTGTTGCTATCTTGGGTGGAGCAAAGGTATCGGACAAGATCAAGGTTATCGAAAATCTGTTGAGTGTTTGCGATAAGATCTTGATCGGTGGTGCTATGGCATACACCTTCTCGCTTGCTCGCGGTGGCTCGGTTGGCAAGAGTCTTGTGGAACCCGACAAAGTCGAGTTGGCAAGTTCCTTGATTGCGCAGGGGGGCGACAAACTTGTTTTGCCAGTTGACACTCATTGCGGAGATGATTTCTCCGCGAGTTGCAACAAGCTAGTTGTTGCGGCAGGTGAAATTCCGGATGGTTTTGAAGGATTAGACATCGGTCCGAAGACAGCCGAAATCTATCAAGAAATCGTCAAGTTAGCCAAGACCGTTGTCTGGAATGGTCCGATGGGCGTTTTTGAAATGCCTCCTTTTGACGCAGGGACGAAGGCTGTTGCGGAAGCGATTGCTGACGGCGACTCCACCAGTATCATTGGTGGTGGCGATAGTGCGGCTGCGATCCAGCAATTAGGATTTGCCGAGCGAGTAACGCATGTGAGCACTGGCGGCGGAGCCAGCCTCGAGATGTTAGAGGGGAAACCATTTGCCGCGGTGGATATTCTGGACGAAGCGTAATGCATCTGGTGGAGAACGCGATCGTCTCATCGGGTAATTTGGTGTTGGGCAACGGTTCTGATTGGTCCGCTCCAGCTTGGAATGGAGTCGCGGAGTGTTGAGCCCTGCCGACGCAGGGCGACGGTTATCCGCGAATCAACAGATAGGTGAGCGTCGTGTCCAACTACGAGCGAATTACAAGTCCGCAGAATTCCAGGTTGAAGAATGTAATTCGTTTGCGCCAACGAAGGGGCCGAGAGCGACAACAGCGAATCCTGATTGATGGATTACGGGAAATTGATCGTGCGATTCGTGCTGGAGTTGAGCTTCACGAGTTGTTTGTCGCTGAAACGTTTTGGGATTCAGAGGCTGGATCGTTATTGGAGACAGTTTCAACCCAGACTCAGGTCCTATTGCTCCCGGAGCAATTGCTCGGACGCATCGGGTACGGTGAGCGTAACGAGGGTCTGGTGGCGGTCGCCACAGCCCCCTCCAGGACATTGGAGCAGCTTGATCTGCCGGCTCTTCCGTTGATCGCGGTGCTGGAGGGCGTGGAGAAACCAGGGAATGTGGGAGCCGTCGTGCGTAGCGCCGATGCGGCAGGCCTTGATGCAGTGGTCGTCGTTGATGGGGTGACCGACCTGTTTAACCCCAACGCGATTCGCGCTAGTTTGGGGACGCTCTTTTCCATGCCCGTCTGTGCGACCAGCAGTCAGGAGTTGATTGCCTGGTTGGAGCACTCGAAGCTTCGAGTGGTTGTTGCCCGAGTGGACGGTGCTGAGTTGTACGATGAATGCGAATACCGCGGTGGAACGGCCATTGTGCTCGGCAGCGAAGCGAACGGAGTCAGCCAGCGTTGGAAAGCTGAGGATTTCAAGGGTATCAAGCTGCCGATGGAAGGTGTGGCAGATAGCTTGAACGTGTCGGCGACGGCAGCTGTGATTTTTTACGAAGCCAAGCGCCAACGTCGATTAACCGTCTCGAGAGGGTCGGTTGTCGAGTGATTAGACGATTTGTAGTTCGGCAGCGGTCAGCGTGTTTCGTAACAGCATGGCCACGGTGAGTGGGCCGACGCCTCCGGGTACCGGTGTCAGGTGTCCGGCCACTTCGCTAACGGCTTCGAAATCCACGTCGCCAACGAGTCCTTCGTCCGTTCGGTTGATGCCGACATCAATCACGGCGGCTCCGGGTTTTACCATCTTCGCAGTGATCAGTTTCGGCTGCCCCACGGCAGCCACCAGGACATCCGCCTGCCGTGTTACTTGGGCCAGATCGGATGTGCGACTATGACAGATCGTTACCGTAGCGTTGGCACCGTCGCTACCGAGTGTTGAGTTGCGTTGCACCAGCATCATTGCCAGCGGCTTACCGACAATGTCGCTTCGCCCAACGATCACGATGTGTTTGCCGCAAATAGGGATTTCACTACGGTGTAAGATCTGTTGCACACCATGAGGTGTACAGGGCAAGAAGCGAGGTCGCCCTTGGGCGATGCGCCCAACGTTTTCTGGGTGAAAGGCATCGACGTCTTTCCAGGGGCTAATTGCATCGAGAACAACCGAGGCATCGATTTGGTCGGGCAGTGGCAGTTGAATCAGAATGCCATGGACGTCGGCTGCCTTGTTCAGTTTGTCGACAAGTTGTAATAATTCATCTTGGGTCGTTTCTTGCGAAAGTCGGTGCATTTGGCTTTCGATACCGACTCGTTCACAGGCTTTTTGTTTGTTGCGCACGTAGACTTGACTCGCCGGGTCCTGTCCGACAAGGACTGCGGCAAGCTTGGGAACGACGTCGTTGTTTTCAATGAACTCCACGACCTCATCAGCCAGTTCAAGTTTGATCTGATTAGCGATGGATTTTCCGTCCAGTAGTTGGGCACTCACGACGCAATTCCTTGTGGCAATCGTTGGTTCAACAGCAAATCAGTCGACATCTTATCTCACGTGATCGGTCTGCGTCACCCTCCCAGGACAAAGCGCGTCAGGAGGTGCAGTGACAGACAGGAGTAGAATCCTGCCACCACATCGTCAAGCATAATTCCGGTGCCACCCGGTAGTTGTTCGATTTGCCGGGCAGGCGGTGCCTTGGAGATATCGAAGAGACGATGCAAGACGAAGCCAACGATTAGCACACTGGGACGAGACATAAGTTCGATGGGAATCAGGAAAAACGTGATCGGTACGGTAACGATTTCATCCCAAACTACGGGCCCTGGATCCTTCATCTTCAATTCTGCGGCGGCGCGAGTACACATCGGAATTCCCACCAAGATCAGGAGTACGATGATGGTAATTTGCACAGGCACAAACGGGATGTGATTGATCCCCCATGCCAGCGGAATTCCCCAGAGGGTCCCGACCGTTCCGGGAGCGAAAGGTGAGAAACCGAAGCCAAGTCCTGTGGCAATCCAGAGCAGGAGACTTTTCTTCTTGGGACGGTCGCTCTCCGACTCAGGGGGCGGCGTGTTGGTCATCGAATATCCCTTTGTCGGAGCGATGAGAGGAGTTTCGTCTCTGGGTTTCCTGCCAACAGTATTCCAGCGGATTGGTTTTACTTCGGCGCTACTTTGTCAATCTTCGCCGCGAGAATAAAGTCGTTTTCGCTGAGTCCACCGATGGCGTGCGTCCAAAGCTCGATTGAGACGTTTTTGTATCCAACAAGGTGGAGGTCGGGGTGGTGACCATCGTCCTCGGCAATTTCGGCCACCCGGTTGAAAAAGTCTAGTCCTGCCATGAAGTTTTGGACGGTCCAATCTTTGCGGATTCGTTGTCCGCCTTCGGTCAGGTACCAGCCATCTAGGATGGCCAGTTGCTGTTCTGCCGCCGGCAGAGTGCAAGGTTCGACACCGCCTTCACACGGCTTGCATTTTTTACCGATTAATTGTTCCGC encodes:
- a CDS encoding ThuA domain-containing protein; this translates as MIRRIVPFTVALAMLLASTANANSPIKVLILDGQNNHNWKATTPMLKRAFADGEGFSVDVATSPPNGADMSKFSPTFSDYDVVVSNYNGDAWSKSTQKALIDYVKDGGGLVIVHAADNSFPKWKEYNEMIGLGGWGGRTEKSGPYVYFQEGRFVRDVSKGNGGSHGPQHAFQVIVRDANHPITDGMPPAWMHAKDELYDSLRGPAENMRVLATAYSAKSGRHEPMMMTIQYGDGRIFHTPMGHSDLSMKCAGFVNTLQRGTQWAANENVNSPIDDDFPKQDTVSIRDY
- a CDS encoding DUF1501 domain-containing protein produces the protein MNDHSLFPPMSTRRSMLKIGGQGLLGLTLPRLLQSGTIAHHPPRAKSVIFLFQWGGPSQLDTFDMKPNAPEGIRSPYRTISSSVPGQPICELLPRLAKRMDKVTLIRTMTHKMKNHASAGYYAITGHAPPSDDQRLRDSLKLFPAYGSIVDRLAASEDGVPSFVSYPHVIRDGSIVPGQHASFLGKAHDPLFFKQDPNDQNFRLPELSLPADLSIDRLQRRRELQRLIDQQTRYLDQAAPAVGFDQYYERALSMLTTDRVRRAFDLSSESERLKDAYGRTTYGQGCLLARRLVEAGVKFVTVYFSATIGGRRIGSGGWDTHGFDNSRMYKIVNKYQLPMTDLTLPTLLDDLDNRGLLDETLVVWMGEFGRTPKINKNESRDHWPQCYTALLAGGGVKRGFAFGDSDRYAMYPANDPVRPDDLAATMFYLLGIDPKTEVFDRANRPLPIASGETIREILA
- a CDS encoding DUF1549 and DUF1553 domain-containing protein, which codes for MQYAAKIRIPIHCYFAAIYCWCAIATAGPLCAAEVLFERDVMAVLSKAGCNQGICHGNLNGKGGLHLSLRGQSPDDDYLALTHEFSGRRINRVAPAKSLMLLKATAQVPHQGGQRFKLDSPEYQTLLNWIQAGLPVPTTTSPTLLRLEVTPMRKFIFAPAHAIQLNVQAVFSDGVIIDVTRMATYESSSLDTTISAAGNVQQSSHGETTIAVRYLNQQQSVRLAFLPNQHDFKSTAPDPINFIDEHVFKKLEELQINLGERVSDHIFLRRVYFDLLGIPPTAEQSQAFAQNQNPQKRNLLIDQLLIRPEFADQWALKWSDLLRNEEKVMDQHGVQVFHNWIRQCFADGLPLDQFASQLIASTGSTYDNPPANYYRPLRDPLTRGETTARLFLGVRLECAKCHNHPFDRWTQDDYYSWASVFARVDYELVENKRRDKLDKNEFNGEQRIITNPTGEVTNAKTGEAAEPRFLGVSQIALDTTQNRCEQLSSWLTDPSNDAFSKAQVNRIWYHLMGRGLVNPVDDFRITNPASHPGLLNTLAADFTRHEYDIRHLLRTILNSHTYQVSSSGGLMSELAEHNYARMSVRRLTAEQLLDAQCQALQTASNFNGYDAGTRAGQLPGVQRVRLREKTPSNDDRFLTVFGKPARIMACECERSSETTLSQAFLLISGDGLNLRLTHSTYLQQLANSDMGDASLVERLYWATLSRSPTSEESQQCISQLTHAANRTLATQDLAWALLNSKEFMFRQ
- a CDS encoding secondary thiamine-phosphate synthase enzyme YjbQ → MVFQERFRIATSGHRHMQDITGQVAAIVARSTVQAGTAHVFNVGSTGAIGTIEFEPGLERDLPEILDQLIPPSPTYGHEQAWHDGNGHSHLQASWLGPSINIPISDKRLVLGTWQQVFHLECDVKPRDREIVVTVMGD
- a CDS encoding DUF1501 domain-containing protein; translated protein: MLNILGNASRRSAFCDGVSRRGFLKIGGMVMGGMSLPQLLRAEAKAGIQRSHKAVIMIFLPGGPPHQDMWDIKTEAPSEIRGPLQPISTSVSGIQICELFPKIAQRMDRFVPIRSIVGASGRHAAFQCMTGRRETPSPSGGWPSVGSTLSQLQGPVDPNVPPYVSLCYKTSHVPWGDPGRPGFLGVPNAPFRPMADGKEDMILNGITLERLQDRKGLLHAFDRLRRDIDHAGMVRGLDAFQHQALDVLTSSKLIEALDISREDKSVAERYGTGDPKPRADGAPKMVENFLIARRLVEAGARCVTLNFSRWDWHGGNFTRAKQDMPMLDGAVTALVDDLHERGLDQDVSVVVWGEFGRTPKINNNAGRDHWPNVSCALLAGGGMKTGQVIGATDRIGGEAVDRPVTFQEVIATLYHNLGINLDATTVNDLTGRPRYLVDSDAAPIAELI
- a CDS encoding phosphoglycerate kinase is translated as MAKKTIADVDVDGQSVLMRVDFNVPLDEQGKITDDRRIRMALSSINSVLERGGSVILMSHLGRPKGEPKSEFSLKPVAERLGELMDAKVVFATDTVGEDASVKAKSLQSGEVLLLENVRFNSGEKSGDAAFSQALAEMADIYCNNAFGTCHRKDASMYAVPVAMGDKPKVVGFLVAREIQYLSDVIANPERPFVAILGGAKVSDKIKVIENLLSVCDKILIGGAMAYTFSLARGGSVGKSLVEPDKVELASSLIAQGGDKLVLPVDTHCGDDFSASCNKLVVAAGEIPDGFEGLDIGPKTAEIYQEIVKLAKTVVWNGPMGVFEMPPFDAGTKAVAEAIADGDSTSIIGGGDSAAAIQQLGFAERVTHVSTGGGASLEMLEGKPFAAVDILDEA
- a CDS encoding TrmH family RNA methyltransferase → MSNYERITSPQNSRLKNVIRLRQRRGRERQQRILIDGLREIDRAIRAGVELHELFVAETFWDSEAGSLLETVSTQTQVLLLPEQLLGRIGYGERNEGLVAVATAPSRTLEQLDLPALPLIAVLEGVEKPGNVGAVVRSADAAGLDAVVVVDGVTDLFNPNAIRASLGTLFSMPVCATSSQELIAWLEHSKLRVVVARVDGAELYDECEYRGGTAIVLGSEANGVSQRWKAEDFKGIKLPMEGVADSLNVSATAAVIFYEAKRQRRLTVSRGSVVE
- the folD gene encoding bifunctional methylenetetrahydrofolate dehydrogenase/methenyltetrahydrofolate cyclohydrolase FolD, which codes for MSAQLLDGKSIANQIKLELADEVVEFIENNDVVPKLAAVLVGQDPASQVYVRNKQKACERVGIESQMHRLSQETTQDELLQLVDKLNKAADVHGILIQLPLPDQIDASVVLDAISPWKDVDAFHPENVGRIAQGRPRFLPCTPHGVQQILHRSEIPICGKHIVIVGRSDIVGKPLAMMLVQRNSTLGSDGANATVTICHSRTSDLAQVTRQADVLVAAVGQPKLITAKMVKPGAAVIDVGINRTDEGLVGDVDFEAVSEVAGHLTPVPGGVGPLTVAMLLRNTLTAAELQIV
- a CDS encoding phosphatidylglycerophosphatase A; this encodes MTNTPPPESESDRPKKKSLLLWIATGLGFGFSPFAPGTVGTLWGIPLAWGINHIPFVPVQITIIVLLILVGIPMCTRAAAELKMKDPGPVVWDEIVTVPITFFLIPIELMSRPSVLIVGFVLHRLFDISKAPPARQIEQLPGGTGIMLDDVVAGFYSCLSLHLLTRFVLGG
- a CDS encoding 4a-hydroxytetrahydrobiopterin dehydratase, which gives rise to MEIQAAEQLIGKKCKPCEGGVEPCTLPAAEQQLAILDGWYLTEGGQRIRKDWTVQNFMAGLDFFNRVAEIAEDDGHHPDLHLVGYKNVSIELWTHAIGGLSENDFILAAKIDKVAPK